ACATGGGCCACCGACAGTACCGAGCTTGCCGACGTATAGACCGATGAGGAAGAGACCTAGTATGCGCGGGATCATGACAATGGCGTTTATCAGGACTAGGGGCAACTCGTTAAGCAGGCGAGGCAGCTTCGTTTCACGAAAGAGCAGCGACTGGTTAACCATGACCATGTTCACGAGCAAAACCCCAAGTAGCGCAAAACCCCGAATAATGTCTAAGCCCGCAATTCTTTCTTTGACAGCTACCGGTCCAACCATAAACCTACCTCCTTTTGCGTTTGCCTGTATCTATGGAATGTTATGCAATAGAAGGGCATTTGTTTCACTTGCCCCGAGCCGAAGCCACCGGACCCGTTGTCGAGAACTTCAGCCTTGGGCAATCGCGCAGGAGGACAACCATGAAGCAAAAGTATAGGATGTAGTCGCAAGCAACTCAGTCTACAATTCCCATTGCCGCAAATTAATTATTTTGAATCGATATATAATTCAGGCAGGAACAGTTGCATATATGTCGAAATGTAAGCCAACTGGTCAGACCATCAGATAACTAGGTCGCCGGTAACAAGCTGGGGGGGTGTTGCACGGCTGTTTAAGATGCTTGCTTATCGACGTCGTGTCACCTGCAAGTACGTTTAAGTCGCAACTTGGTCAAGAAACAAATGAGGAGGGAAAATTGAAATGCTTGGATTTCTCGCCTTACTGGCTTTCCTGCCAGTACTCGCAACCGTGGTGCTCATGGCAAGTTTCAACTGGCCAGCGAAGAAGGCCATGCCGGTAGTGTGGCTAGGCGCTGTGGGGTTAGGGCTACTGGTGTGGCGCATGGAGCCCGTGCGCGTAGCAGCCGCGACAATCGAAGGGGCACTAAGTGCCTTCAATCTCTTGATTATTGTCTTTGGAGCTATTCTTTTACTTAATACACTGAAGAACAGCGGCGCCATGTTGGCGATCAGCAAGGGGTTTCATGGCATATCCGAAGACCGCCGGGTGCAGGCCATCATCATCGGCTGGATGTTTGGCGCCTTCGTCGAGGGTGCAGCCGGCTTTGGCACACCAGCAGCCTTGGCCGCACCACTTTTGGTCGGCTTGGGCTTCCCCCCACTTGCGGCAGCTTCTATAGCGTTAATATTTAATAGCACTCCGGTTTCCTTTGGAGCCGTGGGCACACCGGTACTACTAGGAGTCAGGTCGGCAGTAGCAGGCCTCATCCCTGATGCGCAAATGACAGGGTACTTAGCGCAAGTTGGCGTGTGGACCTCTCTCATTCATGCTGTGTTTGGGACATTCTTACCTTTGTTTACGATCGCACTCATGACCCGTTTCTTTGGCAAGAATAAGTCGTACAAAGAGGGCTTTGCCGCTGCGCCATTCGCGATATTCGCCGGGCTAGCCTTCACTGTACCCTACCTCATTATGGCTAACTTCTTTGGCCCTGAACTGCCTTCCCTCGTCGGAGCCTTGATTGGCCTTGTCTTAGTCACTTTAGCCGCCAAGCATAAATTCTTAACCCCCAAGTCGAGCTGGGATTTCGCCCCGGCTAAAGAGTGGGACAAAGAATGGGGCGAAGCACAGATCGAGAGCAAGGCGGCTCATGCCGAGAAGTCCATGCCTCTTTTACTGGCATGGGTGCCCTACATCTTGATTGGCGCAATTCTGGTGGCGACAAGGTTACCTGCCTTAGGCCTTGCCGCACCACTACGCGAATGGACTATCCGCTGGACCGCCATACTGGGGCAAACAGGGGTTAACTACAGCTTGCAGCCCCTGTGGAGCCCTGGTATTCTGCCCTTTGTTTTGGTTGCCGTTCTGACCATCTTCCTGCATGGTATGAAGGGTAATGCGGTCTCGCAAGCCTGGCGCACCACAATTAAGCAGCTTATACCAGCCAGCATTGCCTTGGTCTTTGCCATAGCCATGGTGCGCATACTAGTACAATCGAATATTAACCTAGCTGGCTACGACAGCATGCTAATCACTATGTCGACCTTTACGGCGCAAGTGGTTGGCTCAGCCTGGCCCTTGATTTCGCCCTTTGTAGGTGTTTTAGGGGCCTTTATTGTGGGCAGCAACACCGTCTCGAACATTCTCTTCGGCGGGTTCCAACACTCCATCGCCGAAACCTTGGGCATTTCGCGCACCATCGTTATGGCGCTACAGGTCGTGGGCGGGGCCATCGGCAACATGATTTGTGTGCATAATGTTGTCGCTGCCTGTGCTGTGGTAGGCAACCTGGGCCAAGAAGGCCTCATCATTCGCCGCAACTTGATACCCGCCATGATTTACACCGTAGGGGCGGGGATAGTTGGCATGCTACTCATCTATGTATTCGCCACAGGGGTCTTTTAGTAAGAATATCACGTAGAGCGTCAAGCTGGCGCTCAGGGGAGGAAAGCAGTGTTTAAGCCCATTAAGACCAAGCGCGTGTATGAGCAAGTGGTAGAGCAAATTCAAGAGTTAATGCAGAAGGGCAACTTGCGGCCGGGCGACAAATTGCTTTCCGAGCGAGAGTTGTCAGAAAAACTAGGGGTGAGTCGTGCAGCAGTGCGCGAAGCCTTGAGCGCGCTTGACTTTCTCGGCGTGTTAGAGAGCAGACAAGGCGAGGGAACTTTTATCTCCCAAGTGACTCCACAGATGCTGACGGAGCATTTGGCTGTGTTTCTCACCATGGAGAGGGACGCGAACTTAGACCTCTTGGAGATGCGCAAGATTCTCGAAGCTGCGGCTGCTGACCTCGCCGCGGAGAGGGCTAGCGGCGCAGACATCGAACAAATGGCAGAGGCCCTCCAGATGATGAAGTGCGATATGGATAGCGGTGCGCTCGGCGAAGAGAATGACGCCCGCTTCCACCGCACTGTGGTAGAGGCCACCGGGAATAAAGCCCTGGCCAAGACCATGGCCCTTTTATCAGATCTTATTGTGCAGAATATGCGCGCTAGCCGCATGCAGCTCTTTCGCAAAGTTGGCAACAGAGAGGAGCTGTATGCGCAGCACCTGCGCGTATTTACCGCCATCAAGGCCAAGAACGCCACGCTCGCTCGACAGACCATGGTTGACCACCTAGAGTTCGTCGAAAACGAGCTTCTCAAGGGGCCCTTAACTCACAAGTAGGGAGACCCTAGTACATCTATAGCGCAAAATCCATGTTAGGAGGCAGACTGAGTGAAAATCATTGTCACCATCAAGCAGGTACCAGAGACCAGCGATGTCAAGATGGACAAGGAAACCGGCACGATGATCAGGGAGGGTGTGGTTAGCGTTATAAACCCTCTCGACCTCTACGCAATCGAAACAGGCATACAGCTAAAGGAGCAGTTCGGAGGCCATGTTACCGTTTGCACCATGGGCCCACAGAATGCAGTAAAGGCCCTAAAAGAAGCCATCGCGATGGGTTGCGATGACGCTGTGCTCATTTCCGACAAGAAGTTTGCCGGCGCAGACACCTGGGCCACCTCTTACACCTTGTCAGAAGCCATTAAGAAGTTTGGTGGCTATGACTTAATTCTCACTGGGGAGCGGGCCACCGATGGCGATACCGGCCAAGTAGGGCCTGGGATTGCCGCCTGGCTAAACCTGCCGCTAGCCACTTATGTGAGCAAAGTGGCCTCCGTCGACCAAGAAAGCATTACCGTCGAGAGACTGGTGGAAGAAGGCTACCAGGTATTGCAACTACCCTTGCCCGCCCTGCTCACTGTGGTTAAAGAAGTAAGCAATCCTAGGCTGCCCACCCTGCGCGGCAAGAAAAAAGCGCGCGCTACCACAGTACAAACTCTGACCGCAGCCGACTTGGCTGTTAAAGAAGCAAATATTGGGCTAAAAGGTTCGCCCACAAAAGTGGTCAAAATCGGCTACCCCAAGGTCACCCGCGGTGGCAAGCTGGTAAAGGCCGCGGGCGAAGAGGGTTTAAACAATGCTGTCGATTCGCTGTTGGTCTTTTTGGCCGACAAGGAACTGATATAGGGGGTATATATAGTGAGTTATGTATGGACTATAGCCGAACAAAACAAGGCTAAGCTGCGCGATGTCTCCTTTGAGCTACTTTCGCGCGGTCGCAAGCTTGCCGACAAACTATCGACCAAGCTGTGTTCGGTAGTCTTTGGCAGCGGGCTAAGCGATGAAACGCTGACGGAGCTAATTCACCGTGGAGCGGATGAAGTGTATGTCGTTGACGACGAGAGGCTCAACTCCTTTATTGTAGAGACCCATAGCAATGTTCTCTCTAGGTTGGTCATGCAGTACAAGCCGCACACCATTTTGGCGGCAGCTACTTCAAGTGGCCGCACCTTAATGCCCCATGTGGCGATTAAAGTCAACACCGGCCTAACCGCCGACTGCACCGAGCTCGAAATTGAAGAGAAAACTAATCTTCTCCTGCAAACGCGCCCGGCTATTGGCGGCAATATCATGGCCACGATCAAGACCCCCGACCACAATCCGCAAATGGCCACTGTAAGGCCAAAATCAAGCCGGCC
This window of the Bacillota bacterium genome carries:
- a CDS encoding L-lactate permease, with protein sequence MLGFLALLAFLPVLATVVLMASFNWPAKKAMPVVWLGAVGLGLLVWRMEPVRVAAATIEGALSAFNLLIIVFGAILLLNTLKNSGAMLAISKGFHGISEDRRVQAIIIGWMFGAFVEGAAGFGTPAALAAPLLVGLGFPPLAAASIALIFNSTPVSFGAVGTPVLLGVRSAVAGLIPDAQMTGYLAQVGVWTSLIHAVFGTFLPLFTIALMTRFFGKNKSYKEGFAAAPFAIFAGLAFTVPYLIMANFFGPELPSLVGALIGLVLVTLAAKHKFLTPKSSWDFAPAKEWDKEWGEAQIESKAAHAEKSMPLLLAWVPYILIGAILVATRLPALGLAAPLREWTIRWTAILGQTGVNYSLQPLWSPGILPFVLVAVLTIFLHGMKGNAVSQAWRTTIKQLIPASIALVFAIAMVRILVQSNINLAGYDSMLITMSTFTAQVVGSAWPLISPFVGVLGAFIVGSNTVSNILFGGFQHSIAETLGISRTIVMALQVVGGAIGNMICVHNVVAACAVVGNLGQEGLIIRRNLIPAMIYTVGAGIVGMLLIYVFATGVF
- a CDS encoding FadR family transcriptional regulator; amino-acid sequence: MFKPIKTKRVYEQVVEQIQELMQKGNLRPGDKLLSERELSEKLGVSRAAVREALSALDFLGVLESRQGEGTFISQVTPQMLTEHLAVFLTMERDANLDLLEMRKILEAAAADLAAERASGADIEQMAEALQMMKCDMDSGALGEENDARFHRTVVEATGNKALAKTMALLSDLIVQNMRASRMQLFRKVGNREELYAQHLRVFTAIKAKNATLARQTMVDHLEFVENELLKGPLTHK
- a CDS encoding electron transfer flavoprotein subunit beta/FixA family protein; the protein is MKIIVTIKQVPETSDVKMDKETGTMIREGVVSVINPLDLYAIETGIQLKEQFGGHVTVCTMGPQNAVKALKEAIAMGCDDAVLISDKKFAGADTWATSYTLSEAIKKFGGYDLILTGERATDGDTGQVGPGIAAWLNLPLATYVSKVASVDQESITVERLVEEGYQVLQLPLPALLTVVKEVSNPRLPTLRGKKKARATTVQTLTAADLAVKEANIGLKGSPTKVVKIGYPKVTRGGKLVKAAGEEGLNNAVDSLLVFLADKELI
- a CDS encoding electron transfer flavoprotein subunit alpha/FixB family protein, which encodes MSYVWTIAEQNKAKLRDVSFELLSRGRKLADKLSTKLCSVVFGSGLSDETLTELIHRGADEVYVVDDERLNSFIVETHSNVLSRLVMQYKPHTILAAATSSGRTLMPHVAIKVNTGLTADCTELEIEEKTNLLLQTRPAIGGNIMATIKTPDHNPQMATVRPKSSRPLPLDATRQGKIVRLTMENEDYDSRVREVGIRVDALGHGSIEEADVVVAGGKGMKRADNFGMLRELAGRLGASVGGTRDAVDRGWLTYPQQIGLSGKTISPKLYICAGVSGSIQHLAGIKTAEVIVAINQDPDANIFQVADFGIVGNLFEVVPLLNAKLAAYQKEGK